In the genome of Fusobacterium necrogenes, one region contains:
- a CDS encoding Bax inhibitor-1/YccA family protein, which produces MNFNNYYNREIINMNTEVTNAFVRKVMSYMISGLILTTLVPLYLFFFNYELVITLTRYFQIIAIAEVALVLFLSFRINKISPVTAKLVFFLYSLMNGILFSSLAFIFHPMSILYTLGITVIMFIVIGVYGYTTKEDLTKYSKFFMTGLITIILISLINIFLKAPMLYWVGTILGVVIFSGLIAFDLNRIKYIAYNIADNDKEMIEKMGIIGALNLYLDFINLFLYLLRIFGKKRN; this is translated from the coding sequence ATGAATTTTAATAATTATTATAATAGAGAGATAATTAATATGAATACGGAAGTAACTAATGCATTTGTAAGAAAAGTGATGTCTTACATGATAAGTGGTCTTATTCTTACAACTCTAGTTCCTCTATATCTATTTTTCTTTAATTATGAGCTAGTAATTACTTTAACTAGATATTTTCAAATAATAGCTATTGCTGAAGTTGCTCTAGTTCTTTTCTTAAGTTTTAGAATAAATAAAATATCACCTGTCACTGCAAAACTAGTATTTTTCTTATACTCACTGATGAATGGAATACTTTTTTCTAGTTTAGCTTTTATATTTCATCCTATGTCGATACTTTATACATTAGGGATTACAGTAATAATGTTTATAGTAATTGGAGTATATGGATATACTACAAAAGAGGATTTAACAAAATATAGTAAATTTTTTATGACTGGATTAATCACAATTATTTTAATTTCTCTCATTAATATATTTCTGAAAGCTCCTATGCTTTATTGGGTTGGAACTATACTTGGAGTTGTTATTTTTTCTGGACTTATAGCTTTTGATCTCAATAGAATAAAGTATATTGCTTATAATATAGCCGATAATGATAAAGAAATGATTGAAAAAATGGGAATAATAGGAGCTTTAAATTTATATCTAGATTTTATCAATCTATTTCTTTATCTATTAAGAATCTTTGGGAAAAAAAGAAATTAA